The Umboniibacter marinipuniceus genomic sequence TGGGTGATAAGATCCAGGTGTCTATTCGTGACCGAGGCGTTGGCCTAGCTGAAGGCGCAGAGAATGAACTATTTAACCCTTTCTACACCACCAAGAAAAATGGCATGGGTATTGGCCTCAGCGTTTGCAATACCATCATTAAGGACCATCAGGGCCATATTGGCTATCGGCGCGAGCCTTCAGGTGGAACGACATTTTGGTTTGAGCTGCCAATAGGGTTAGCGGAATAGCAGCCATAAAAAAACGCGCTTTAGCGCGTTTTTTTTAAGAGTTGACGATAAGCTCTGATGGCTCGATATCATCATCTTCATTTTGAATTCGTTCATAAATCTCTTCGCGATGAACCGACACATCACGCGGCGCCTCAATCCCAAGGCGAACTTGGTTGCCTCGACACCCTAAAACGCTGACTACGACGTCATCGCCAATCACCAGTCTTTCACCAATTTTACGGGTTAGGATCAACATAACTCACTCCCTGTATTAACTTCGGCAATAACAAACAACTGCGTTATCACCCCATTGAGTTAATTATCGTCGGAAGCAGCCTTTTTTTATATCCGAAAGATCACCTAATTAGTAAGCAATTACTCGCAGACCCCCCAACCTCCATCGCCAACAAAAAAAGCGCCTAGCGCCTGATCTCGAAAACTAAATCTCCCTGAATCGTTCTATTTCAGCAGGATCTACGGAGAACTCCACAGCAACCGCATCCAGATACGCCAGCCAAGACAAGACGATACTTTCTTTTGTCTGAGTCCACTGGGAAGTCTGCCCCGCTTTTGCATCGCGATCTACCGCTGTAACCAGCTGTGCCATACGTTTCGCGCCAACCATCGGCGCTGTGCCCTTAATTCGATGTGCCGAGCTCTGTAACTGCTTCGCATCACCCATCAACTCAGCGTGCTTCATCACCACTAAATCGGCATGAGTAGAGCGCAGAAACTCCATTAATAGGGTATCGAGCATAGCGTTGTCGTCAACTAGCGCCTTTAACTCTGCAAAGTCTGCATCAGCAGCGATCTTTTCCTTCGGGTTGGCAGCAGCTGAGCCAACGGCAGCGTCATATTCAGCATCACCCCTTGTCGGCAACGCAGGCTCCGTTGTCGCATCGGCATCGCCATGAGCTAACGGTTCGCGACCTTTCCGTTCAGTGTGTTGATCTACCTTGATCATCAGCCCTGAAGACAGTCCTTCGCCTTCCGCTACAGGAGGGGATTTTGGCTTAGGGAGCGGCTCTATGCTGGACTTGGAGCTTGCTGGCTGCAGTTCAACTTCGGATTCCGGCTCGCTAAGATATTTAGCCAACTCATCGCGAAGCATCCGCAATGAAAATGGTTTGGGTAAGTAACCACTGAAGCCAACTTCCAGACAGTGCTCACGCTCACCGTCGAGCGCATTCGCAGTGGTCGCAATCACCGGGAGTCCCGATGCACCCTCGGCTTCCTCATTGGCCCTAATTCTTCGAACCAGCTCGTAACCGTCCATTTCAGGCATATGACAATCAGACAAGATTAAGTCGTATTGCTGTTGCGACATTGCGGCAAGTGCTTCCACGCCATTATTTGCCAAATCTGCCACTAAGCCAATTCGCGATAGCTGAGCCAAGGTTACCTTTTGATTAGTAGGATGGTCCTCCACTAATAGGATTTTGGCACTCGCCAGGGGCCTTACTGATTCCACTAACGGAATAGATGCAATGGCCGGAAGCGCACAGGGCTCTGCAGGAAAGCGGAAAGTTGCTACCGTGCCCTGTGGCGAGTTCGGTCGAAGACTCAGCTCTCCAGCCATTAAGTCCACCAAGCGCTTACAAATTGAAAGCCCTAGGCCAGTGCCGCCGAAGCGCCGTGACGTGCTTGACTCAGCCTGCTGAAACGGTGCGAAGATGGTCTCGAGTTGTGCGGAGTCGATGCCAATCCCGGTGTCGATAACTTGAACCTTCAACCAGCATTCAGCATGGTTCTCCATTGAGAAAACGATATCGACTTTGCCGCGCTCAGTGAACTTCAGCGCATTGCCAAGCAAATTCATAATCACTTGACGCACTCGAGTCTGATCGAGCATAAAGCCGGTGGTGGGCCGATCCTTGAAGACAAGGTTAAACTGTAATCCACGTTTCGATGCAACGGGCCCCAAAGCCTGGTGGGCATGGCTAATCAAGGCCACGACATCAACGGGAATCCGCTCAATGATTAATTTTCCGGCATCAATCTTAGAGAAATCGAGCACATCATTGATAATCTCCAGCAAGCTTTCACCTGAAGAACGGACAGTTCGCAGCTGATCCTGCTGTACCTCGTCAAGCCTAGATTGTGCCAACACCTCCAGCATACCTAGGACACCATTCAATGGTGTGCGAATTTCATGACTCATGGTAGCCAAAAACGATGATTTAGCGTCGGCAGCAGACTCGGCAACTTCTCGCGCCGCAATCAATTCGTTCTCCGCCCGTTGACGAGCCTTTACCTCATGCCTTAAGCGCTGATTCCAAAGAAAGATACCAATGAAGAAGCCAGCGATAACTAAGCCAGCTACGCCAAGGTAGCGATAGAAACGAACTCGGTCTAAGCCATAGTCATACTGCACTCGAAACCAGCGGTTTCGAGCCGTGGTTAGCTCTTCTTCCGTGACCGAGGCTAACCCCTTATTGAGGATGCTAACCAATTCAGGACGATCGTTTCGCACAGCTAGGTGAACCGGCGGTTCACCTAGGTCGATAGGCGTTGCTACCTTCAAATTACTATGATTACCGCGGTCAATTTCGTAGCTTGCGTTGAGCGAGTTGCCAACAAACGCAAACGCCGTGCCATTCGCTACTAGGCTCAACGCGTCCTGCACGTTATTAGTAAACAGGATACGAGCTTGAGGAACCGCGCGCTGCACTTCATCTGATACACGCCAGCCGCGCTGAAGCGCGACCAGCTTGTAGCGAAGATCACCCAAGTCCCGTACGTTGACATCTCTACGCGTAACAATCACATCGTTGGTGGTGTAGTAGGAGTCGGTAAACGATAGGTATTCACTTCGAGCATCGGTCCGCACAACACTCGTTAGCAAATCGGCTTCTTTCTGCTCCAAGCTCGCTAAGCCATCATCCCAGCTCTCAACTCGCTGAATATCGAAACTTAGCCCTGTACGTTCACTTAACAGTCTGAGTAAGTCGAGATCAATTCCGGATAGCTGATCGCGATTATCGAAGTAAAATGGCGCGTAAGGATCTTCAGGGAAGACTACTCGAATGGGTCCGCTGGATTCAACGAAGCTCACTTCGCGCTCACTCAGCCTAATCCCGCTATTTACAGCCTGAAAGTATCGCGCTGCGGCGCTATCAATTTGCGCCACTTCAATCTCAGCCAGACGCTCTCGAGGCATCACATCGAAACCACGATCAATCAACAGCCGGAGGTCAGTGCGATTACTTCGCACCACAGGGTAAAGCAAACTATAGGCTCTAAGATTGTGGTCGGACACAAGTCCGTGCCCCTGCTGCGCCGCCAAGAAATTCTCCGCGAAAATGGTGGAGCCAACCATGGCGACATCGGCCTCGCCGGATAACAACGCTTGCATGGCCTCTTGGTCTGAGCCCACTAGCGAAAGTTGATTGTCAACGCGATTTGCAAAGCGAGTGAATTCTGGGGAATACTGAAGCATTGGCGTGGTCACTAGCCTGATGTCTTTAGCTTCAGGATTAATGCCTACTGCATGATAGAGGCCTACTGAGATCCCGTAATAGGGTTTAGCTTTCTTCAATACCGCCGATGGAAGATACTCCCCTAAAACGCTTAGGTAGATATCCACGTCACCAAACGCTACCGCCCGAGTTCCCGCATCTACCTCCATGGCAACAAAATTTAGCGCAACGCCCTGTCGCTGAGCCCACTCTTGCCATAAATCTACCACCACACCACGCGGGTTTTCGCTGTCTCGTAAATCTAAATAAGGGGGATAATAAACGGGCGCCGCAACGCGGTATTCAGGCACATCCGGTTGCGCCGTTGCCGAGTTATAGGCCAATAATGACGATATACTCAAGAGTAACGCGATGATATATCGTCTGCAGCTAGTCATCTTCCGCTCGCTTAGCCGTTTGCCGTTTTGCCGACATCGACGCCCCACAATGACGGCAATAATGCGCATCCTTTTCATGACCAAACCGACCACAATGCGGACAGCTAAATGCACTGCGCTGGTTGGACTTTATTTCACTCGCCAAGCTGGCTGTGAAAACCCCGGTGGGTACAGCAATAATAGAGTAACCCGTTAACATCACCAGCGTTGACACCGCTTTACCAATAGCCGTCTGCGGGGTGATATCGCCGTAGCCAACGGTAGTGATTGTCACCACAGCCCAGTAGATACCTTCTGGAATGGAGTTGAACCCGCTCTCAGGCCCTTCAATGACGTACATGGTTGAACCAAAGACCGTGGCAAGTATGGCAACAATTAAGAAGAAAATGAAAATCATCTTACTTGACTGCTGAATTGCACGTATCAGCAACTGTTCTTCGACGAGAAATTCAGTTAAGCGCAGAATTCGGAATAATCTCAGCACCCGAAGTATTCGCACTACAACAAGATGCGCAGCGGAAGGATCAACCCAAAGGAAGAGAATGGGCAAAAGGCTGAGCAAATCAATAATCCCATAGAGCGATTTTACATAACCCCAGCGATTCGGCGACACCCAGATTCGCGTAGCATATTCCACCGCGAAAATAATGGAGAAAACAATTTCGGCCAGCAGAAAAGCATCGTGCCATTGCAGATGGTAGCGTTCCACCGAATCTAAGACCGCCACTAGGAAGCTAGCAACAATTAGGCTCAGTAGCGTCAGATCGAACAGTTTTCCTGCCCAGGTATCGGTACCGAAAATAATGACGTATAAACGTCGCCTTAACTCCATTCTATCTCCAAGTCTGTCTTTAATTTTATGAGTGTAGTTTAAACAAGTTATACTAGTTGCCAAAGCATGTAATCTAAAACTGAGACAATTTATGTTCTTTTTAAAACCTCGCAACGTTCGCTGCCCTCATTGCGGCACCACCTTCTTAACCGACTTTCGCGGTAGCGAAGTGAATCAGGCTGCTATGAAAAGCGGTGCGGCACTAGAGTGCCCTGAATGCCAGCAGGCATCAAACTATCCGCGCTATGCCGATTGGGTCTTCGGACTTGGGTTATTGACCGCGGTAGTGATCATGCCGCTCGCATTCCAAGAGATCATTAGCTTCATCAGCGTGCCAACTTTGGCGGTTATCGCCACGAGCTTAGTGATCATTGGTAGCGCCTTACGCCGACTACATAAAGTCTGATTTAGCGTCTACACTAATTGCAATATCAATTAATGGCGAGACCAATCAATGACACTCACCGCCATCCATATTTGGGTGCTTGTTTTCTGTGGCGGAGCAGCGGCGCTAGCCGGCCTAATGTTGATGCAAAGCGCCGCCGTCAGCCATAGAAGTTCCGCACGGCTTCGTTGTGACCTACTGGATCAGGCCGCCATCTTGATTGGCACCTCGGCCTCGGTGGCGCAACTCTGCCTTGCCCGTCATCGTCGTGCTCAGCTAACCTCACATTTAGACGTCTTGGGCGAGAACTTAGTGCGCCTTCAGCAACTGAGCACGCGCTTGAAATTGAGTGGTGAAGACGATGCCGTGGAAGTCATTAATAAATCACAACTATTACTCTCGCGGGCCTACAACCACTGCCTCAGCGACGAGGATTCACAAGTGAGCACGATCGTGGCAAAATTCCAAACTGTCATCGAGCGACGTAAACAGCATGCGCTTGAAACCATCAACCTACGTTATCAACAAGCGTTAACTGAGCTCTAATTATGCGTCCTCTCAGCTTCGGCAGCTGGCCTTCGAAAATTTCTTCAGCCACCCTATCCTCAGCCAATCGTGCGGTAAATTATCCGCAAATCTGCAACGACACGCTCTTCTGGCAAGAAGCCGTGACTGATGAGCGCAGAACCACTATTCGCTCACTCACCCCCGAAGGCGTTGCAAACATCCTTAAGCCTCCTTACGGGGTTGGTACCAAGGCAAATATATACGGAGGGCAGTGCTGGACGCCAACACCTCATGGGCTGGTATTCGTTAACAAGAGCGACCAAAAAATCTATTTGGCGACTCATCAAAGGACCATTAATATCTCTCCGAAGGTTGCGGCCTATTACGCAGATTTTCACTACTGCGCGGCGTTGAATTCGGTCTTCTTTGTCGGCGAGCATCATCGCGAAGCAGAGCACCCCCTCGCCACCATCGAGTCTATTCACCTGTTGACCGGCGAACACCAAATCCTCCATCGTACCGAGGACTTTTGTGCAGCACCTACGGTCAGCGAAACGGGCGAGCAGATCGCTTGGATGAGTTGGTCGAAGGAAGTGATGAACTGGGATGCCTCAACAATCAGCCTAGCAGCACTTCAAAACGGCTGCCTTAACCAATTATCCTCACTGGAAACCGACCCCTGCGATGGTGTCTTTCAACCTTGCTTCTACGACCAGGACCTCTGGTATTGCAGTGATAGAAGCGGCTGGTCAAAGCTCTACCGTTACGCCATAACAAACGGTAGCCAAGCACTGATGGTTGATCTAGACCGAGACATTGGCAGGCCGCTCTGGCTCTATGGCTGGAGCAGTTATTGCTTCAATTCAAACAGGGTCTATTCCGTATCAACTCGTGAGGGACTTACCCAGCTTTGGTGTTCATCACTGCAGGGCGAAATATTAGAGCAGATTGAATTACCCTATTCTCAGTTGGAGGCACTTCAGTCCTATCAAGACGGTGTCGTTTTCATCGCTTCAAATTGGTGTGAGCTACCTACGCTTTGCGCTTGGAGCCCCTCGAAAGGCCTTGTAGTCCTTCGCTCGAGTGCACTTGAACCCGCTGAAACCGAGTGGATATCCAAGCCGGAGCACCTTCGATTCCCTACCTCTGGTGAGTCCGAAGCCTATGGCTACTTTTATCCACCAAAGCACCCTCACTACCACGGCCCCGAACACAGCTTACCACCGCTAATTGTGATGGCCCATGGCGGACCGACTGCGGCGAATACGGACGCTCTCAACTACAAGGTACAGTTTTGGACTAGCCGCGGTTACGCCGTAATGGATGTTAACTACCGCGGTTCTATTGGTTATGGTCGTCACTACCGTGAATCACTTAACGGTCATTGGGGCTGCCGCGACGCAGACGATGTTATTGCTGCCGCAAATTATCTTATCCAAACCAAGCGAGTGAATGCTAAGCAAGTGGCCATTAAGGGAAGTAGTGCGGGCGCTTATACACTGCTCCAAGCTCTGCGCCGCCCCTCACCATTTCAGGCCGCGGCCTGTCACTACGGAATTGGTGACCTCTTCGCCTTGGAAGCCGAAACGCATAAATTTGAGGCGGGATACAACCGTATTCTCATTGGCCCGCTTCCCGCTGCTGAGGCCCTATACCAAGCTCGCTCACCGCTCTTTCACGCAGAGCAAATTAACTGCCCCATTATCTTCTTCCAAGGCTTAGAAGACGAAGTGGTGAAGCCCGAGCAAACCCAACTAATGTGTGCCGCGCTAGCAAAACGATCCGTCCCTTATGCCGCGCTCTACTTTGAGGGCGAAGGTCATGGCTTCCGAGATACAGATACTATTGATCAAGTTCTCAAGGCTGAACACTGGTTCTACTCGCAGCGCTTCGGTTTCAACATAGACACCAATGACTTGCCAAAAATAGGTAACGCCCAAGACGAAGTGAGTATTCAGCATGGGTAGATGGCGGCCACCCAGCGAAAAGAAGTCCAACTACATCACCGCAGAGGGAGCCGAGTTACTTACCCAGGAGCTGCGCCAACTTTGGAAAGTAGAGCGCCCGGAGGTCACTGCAGTGGTATCCGCTGCGGCGAAAAACGGGGATCGCTCTGAAAACGGTGATTATATCTACGGAAAGAAGCGGCTTAGAGAAATTGATAGCCGCGTTAGGTATCTGACCAAACGCTTAGACGCCGCGACCATTGTGGATAGAAAACCCAGCGACAGCCACCGAGTGTTCTTTGGCGCTTGGGTGACCGTAGAGGACGATGATGGCAACGAGTCTAGATACCGTATCGTTGGCCCAGACGAATTTGACCGTGCGCCAAACTTCATCAGCATGGACGGGCCCCTTGCCAAGGCACTGCTTGGAAAACACCTCGATGATGAGGTTAACTTTGCTACGGTTGAGGGTGAAAGAACCGTAGCGATTATAGCCATTGAGTATTAATTCACTCACGCAAACTGCGAGCGCGCTGCATTGCTAACCTTACTGAGATAGATAAGAGTACTGCAGGCTCGCCATCTTCTGAGCCTGCAATCTCGTCATACTAACTCAACAGGCGATGCGGTTTATTGAGCGACCTCGAAGCCAAAGCCAAAACGCCCAACGCAAGGGCCACGGTAATTGCTACGCCGCCCCACGCCCACAGATCAAAGCTAGCATCTGCACTAAAGGAGGCTTTAATAATCTGCTGTTGAGACACGAAGGGTATTAACAGAAGTTCTTGTTCTATGACCTTGTCACTCAAATCAATGGCCATCAAACCCACGAGCGGGGCTATCTGCAAAATCCCGAGTAGCGTTTGCGCTTCTTTAAAACTCTTGGCTTTCAGTGCCACCAGTAGCATGAGCGCGCCGGCAAACATGGCGACGGGCAGCAGTTGAAAACAAACCATTGCTAGCGCCGAATAGGAGACCTGCCAGCTGATGCCTAACTCCTGTAGCGGAAGCAATGACATCACCACACTTAATAACACCGCTGTCAGGGCGGCGCCAATCCAGCCAAATGCCGTGACAACACTCCACTTAGAACACATCAACAACCAAGTTGAGGCGGGCTGAACGAGGAGCGGCTCTAGCGATAGTCGTTCACGCTCGCCCGAGGTGGTATCAATCGCCGTAGCCAGTGCACAGGCAAAGGCCGCAAAAATGATCATGCCGGGCATACTGCCCAGCACAATCGCTGCTCGACTACCGGGCTTTGCCGTATCCCTGCTAACAATAGCAATTGGCCTCATTGCAACGGTCGGAACGCCAAACCCCGTCATTCGCTGCTGAGTAAGCTGCCGACTGAGCGCGCCGAGCTTTGCGCGAAGTTGACGAGCTGCCCCGTTGGAAGTTGATTGGCTAGAGTTAAACCAGAGTTCTGAGGTAGCTGGGGAGAATTGAATTAGGTCTGACGAAAAATCTTCGTCAATGATGAGTACCGCATCGTATTCTTCGAGTAGCTCCTCGGGATTGTAGTTACCCGGTTCTAGCGCCTCAATTTGCATTCTCTCCCCGGCAAGATGGGGTAGCATATCCGGCGCCAAATGGCTGTTAACCACTGCAACATCAAAGCTCGAACTCGACTCCTTCTCAATCAAGAAGCCGATCACCCCTCCCATCATGGCCGGCATCATTATTGGAATAATCAGCGCCATAGCGATGGATCGTTTATCTCTAATCGCCTCGAGCCATTCTTTTTTAATCGCGGAAAACCACTGAATCATGCTAAGTCCTCCATTCCCGCAAGGCGAACAAAAGCGTCTTCGAGCCCCGTAACCTTAGCCTGCTCAATGAGCTCGGAGGTAGTGCCGTTCGCAACGATCGTGCCATCTGCCATGATTAATATTCGATCTGCCAACGCGTCGACCTCCTGCATTACATGACTAGAGAAAAGTAGTGCGCCACCTGCTTCTCGGTACCGGTTTAACACATCACGTAATAGCCTAACGCTGGGAACATCCAACCCGCGCGTAGGTTCGTCGAGTACGAGTAACTTGGGGGCGTGTAACAACGCTCTCGCTAACGACACCTTCATTCTTTCGCCCTGCGAAAATCCTGCCGTTTTGCGATCTAACAGCGCCTCTAGTCTTAACATTTCCACAACGCGGTCAATTGCACTCGCACAGGCGCTACGATTTAAACCATGTAAGCCACCAAAGTAATTCAAATACTCACGAACACTCAGGCGTTCGTATAAACCTTCTCTATCACCGACCACTCCAATAAGACGACGAGCCTCAATGGGGTTAACCGCGGGGTCATAACCGTCAATACTGACACTGCCCCCGTCGCGATCGATTAGGCCGCATAGGATGCGTAGAGCTGTTGTCTTGCCCGCGCCATTGGCACCCAGGAGGGCTACTGATTCACCCTCAGCAACGTTAAACGTTGTGCCCTTAAGAACACGGGTCTTGGCAAAGGATTTGGTGACTTCCTGGTAGTTAATCATTGTCTAAACCTCCGCCCAGTTGAGATCCGAAGGCATTGGTCATAAACAATGGTGGCGGTAAGCCCTTCAGGCAGTCCGTATTA encodes the following:
- the greB gene encoding transcription elongation factor GreB, encoding MGRWRPPSEKKSNYITAEGAELLTQELRQLWKVERPEVTAVVSAAAKNGDRSENGDYIYGKKRLREIDSRVRYLTKRLDAATIVDRKPSDSHRVFFGAWVTVEDDDGNESRYRIVGPDEFDRAPNFISMDGPLAKALLGKHLDDEVNFATVEGERTVAIIAIEY
- a CDS encoding ABC transporter permease: MIQWFSAIKKEWLEAIRDKRSIAMALIIPIMMPAMMGGVIGFLIEKESSSSFDVAVVNSHLAPDMLPHLAGERMQIEALEPGNYNPEELLEEYDAVLIIDEDFSSDLIQFSPATSELWFNSSQSTSNGAARQLRAKLGALSRQLTQQRMTGFGVPTVAMRPIAIVSRDTAKPGSRAAIVLGSMPGMIIFAAFACALATAIDTTSGERERLSLEPLLVQPASTWLLMCSKWSVVTAFGWIGAALTAVLLSVVMSLLPLQELGISWQVSYSALAMVCFQLLPVAMFAGALMLLVALKAKSFKEAQTLLGILQIAPLVGLMAIDLSDKVIEQELLLIPFVSQQQIIKASFSADASFDLWAWGGVAITVALALGVLALASRSLNKPHRLLS
- a CDS encoding ATP-binding cassette domain-containing protein; its protein translation is MINYQEVTKSFAKTRVLKGTTFNVAEGESVALLGANGAGKTTALRILCGLIDRDGGSVSIDGYDPAVNPIEARRLIGVVGDREGLYERLSVREYLNYFGGLHGLNRSACASAIDRVVEMLRLEALLDRKTAGFSQGERMKVSLARALLHAPKLLVLDEPTRGLDVPSVRLLRDVLNRYREAGGALLFSSHVMQEVDALADRILIMADGTIVANGTTSELIEQAKVTGLEDAFVRLAGMEDLA
- a CDS encoding alpha/beta hydrolase family protein → MRPLSFGSWPSKISSATLSSANRAVNYPQICNDTLFWQEAVTDERRTTIRSLTPEGVANILKPPYGVGTKANIYGGQCWTPTPHGLVFVNKSDQKIYLATHQRTINISPKVAAYYADFHYCAALNSVFFVGEHHREAEHPLATIESIHLLTGEHQILHRTEDFCAAPTVSETGEQIAWMSWSKEVMNWDASTISLAALQNGCLNQLSSLETDPCDGVFQPCFYDQDLWYCSDRSGWSKLYRYAITNGSQALMVDLDRDIGRPLWLYGWSSYCFNSNRVYSVSTREGLTQLWCSSLQGEILEQIELPYSQLEALQSYQDGVVFIASNWCELPTLCAWSPSKGLVVLRSSALEPAETEWISKPEHLRFPTSGESEAYGYFYPPKHPHYHGPEHSLPPLIVMAHGGPTAANTDALNYKVQFWTSRGYAVMDVNYRGSIGYGRHYRESLNGHWGCRDADDVIAAANYLIQTKRVNAKQVAIKGSSAGAYTLLQALRRPSPFQAAACHYGIGDLFALEAETHKFEAGYNRILIGPLPAAEALYQARSPLFHAEQINCPIIFFQGLEDEVVKPEQTQLMCAALAKRSVPYAALYFEGEGHGFRDTDTIDQVLKAEHWFYSQRFGFNIDTNDLPKIGNAQDEVSIQHG
- a CDS encoding ion transporter, with protein sequence MELRRRLYVIIFGTDTWAGKLFDLTLLSLIVASFLVAVLDSVERYHLQWHDAFLLAEIVFSIIFAVEYATRIWVSPNRWGYVKSLYGIIDLLSLLPILFLWVDPSAAHLVVVRILRVLRLFRILRLTEFLVEEQLLIRAIQQSSKMIFIFFLIVAILATVFGSTMYVIEGPESGFNSIPEGIYWAVVTITTVGYGDITPQTAIGKAVSTLVMLTGYSIIAVPTGVFTASLASEIKSNQRSAFSCPHCGRFGHEKDAHYCRHCGASMSAKRQTAKRAEDD
- the csrA gene encoding carbon storage regulator CsrA; the encoded protein is MLILTRKIGERLVIGDDVVVSVLGCRGNQVRLGIEAPRDVSVHREEIYERIQNEDDDIEPSELIVNS
- a CDS encoding transporter substrate-binding domain-containing protein, coding for MTSCRRYIIALLLSISSLLAYNSATAQPDVPEYRVAAPVYYPPYLDLRDSENPRGVVVDLWQEWAQRQGVALNFVAMEVDAGTRAVAFGDVDIYLSVLGEYLPSAVLKKAKPYYGISVGLYHAVGINPEAKDIRLVTTPMLQYSPEFTRFANRVDNQLSLVGSDQEAMQALLSGEADVAMVGSTIFAENFLAAQQGHGLVSDHNLRAYSLLYPVVRSNRTDLRLLIDRGFDVMPRERLAEIEVAQIDSAAARYFQAVNSGIRLSEREVSFVESSGPIRVVFPEDPYAPFYFDNRDQLSGIDLDLLRLLSERTGLSFDIQRVESWDDGLASLEQKEADLLTSVVRTDARSEYLSFTDSYYTTNDVIVTRRDVNVRDLGDLRYKLVALQRGWRVSDEVQRAVPQARILFTNNVQDALSLVANGTAFAFVGNSLNASYEIDRGNHSNLKVATPIDLGEPPVHLAVRNDRPELVSILNKGLASVTEEELTTARNRWFRVQYDYGLDRVRFYRYLGVAGLVIAGFFIGIFLWNQRLRHEVKARQRAENELIAAREVAESAADAKSSFLATMSHEIRTPLNGVLGMLEVLAQSRLDEVQQDQLRTVRSSGESLLEIINDVLDFSKIDAGKLIIERIPVDVVALISHAHQALGPVASKRGLQFNLVFKDRPTTGFMLDQTRVRQVIMNLLGNALKFTERGKVDIVFSMENHAECWLKVQVIDTGIGIDSAQLETIFAPFQQAESSTSRRFGGTGLGLSICKRLVDLMAGELSLRPNSPQGTVATFRFPAEPCALPAIASIPLVESVRPLASAKILLVEDHPTNQKVTLAQLSRIGLVADLANNGVEALAAMSQQQYDLILSDCHMPEMDGYELVRRIRANEEAEGASGLPVIATTANALDGEREHCLEVGFSGYLPKPFSLRMLRDELAKYLSEPESEVELQPASSKSSIEPLPKPKSPPVAEGEGLSSGLMIKVDQHTERKGREPLAHGDADATTEPALPTRGDAEYDAAVGSAAANPKEKIAADADFAELKALVDDNAMLDTLLMEFLRSTHADLVVMKHAELMGDAKQLQSSAHRIKGTAPMVGAKRMAQLVTAVDRDAKAGQTSQWTQTKESIVLSWLAYLDAVAVEFSVDPAEIERFREI